Proteins co-encoded in one Candidatus Thiodictyon syntrophicum genomic window:
- a CDS encoding IPTL-CTERM sorting domain-containing protein — translation MLKKLLFYVNAGIVLMLASSSAFALTCQISFQLSGGGSGVVTYSVATPTCELPTSYISTLAGFTATFTVGSTTWTQAQLTAKYGPAPFGSLYFSGAPNDVYWDDPDNGSGDTDIAIFTNGANVLTFDEGDLGSRVYRVNGQAGTYTAQLAQQQSPGVAAAIPTLSQWALVLMGLLVGSLAWRQLQRNGRTPPFS, via the coding sequence ATGCTGAAGAAGCTATTGTTCTATGTCAATGCCGGCATTGTGCTGATGCTGGCGTCATCGAGTGCTTTTGCACTGACTTGCCAGATCAGTTTTCAATTATCCGGCGGTGGCAGCGGCGTCGTCACTTACTCCGTGGCAACACCAACCTGTGAATTGCCGACATCCTATATCAGCACGCTCGCTGGTTTCACTGCAACATTCACCGTCGGTTCGACAACATGGACGCAAGCGCAACTGACTGCGAAGTACGGGCCCGCGCCGTTTGGTAGTCTGTACTTCAGTGGAGCCCCCAATGATGTATACTGGGATGACCCTGACAATGGCAGTGGCGATACTGATATTGCAATATTCACCAACGGAGCAAACGTCCTGACCTTCGATGAGGGTGACTTGGGTTCGCGCGTTTACCGAGTCAATGGACAAGCTGGTACCTATACCGCCCAGCTTGCACAGCAACAGAGCCCGGGAGTTGCCGCGGCAATCCCGACCTTATCGCAGTGGGCACTGGTACTGATGGGGTTGCTGGTGGGGAGTCTGGCTTGGCGCCAGTTGCAACGCAATGGACGAACGCCGCCATTCAGCTGA